From one Caldithrix abyssi DSM 13497 genomic stretch:
- a CDS encoding oxidoreductase, with protein sequence MSKPKVAFYWCASCGGCEEAVVDLAENILDVVAAVDIVFWPVALDFKRQDVEQMEDREIDVTFLNGAIRLQEQEEMAKLLRQKSKLMIAFGSCSHLGGIPGLGNLWNRDEIFQRAYHEVPSMEEQNGKHPMTHFKAPEGDLELPEFFDTVRTLNQVVEVDYYLPGCPPTPKLLLQAVQAILKGELPPPGSVLAPDKALCEECPRNESKPEKLLMTDIKRPHQIHIDSEKCLLAQGIICMGPATRAGCEALCVNGNMPCTGCFGPTSKVLDQGAKALSAIASIIDYNDENDIQQVMNKIVDPVGTFYRYSLPASLLQRRNMAHLKKETAS encoded by the coding sequence ATGAGCAAACCTAAAGTAGCCTTTTACTGGTGCGCCAGTTGCGGCGGCTGCGAAGAAGCTGTTGTTGACCTGGCCGAAAACATCCTGGATGTGGTGGCGGCGGTGGATATCGTTTTCTGGCCGGTCGCTCTGGACTTTAAACGGCAGGACGTGGAACAAATGGAAGACAGGGAGATTGACGTTACCTTTCTCAACGGCGCCATCCGTTTGCAAGAACAGGAAGAGATGGCCAAACTCCTTCGTCAAAAGTCCAAATTAATGATCGCTTTTGGCAGTTGTTCACACCTGGGCGGGATTCCGGGACTGGGCAATCTGTGGAATCGGGATGAGATTTTTCAGCGCGCCTACCATGAAGTGCCGTCCATGGAAGAACAGAACGGCAAACATCCCATGACGCACTTTAAAGCGCCCGAAGGAGACCTGGAACTGCCCGAATTTTTCGACACGGTACGCACCTTAAACCAGGTGGTTGAGGTGGATTACTATCTACCTGGCTGTCCACCCACGCCTAAATTGCTGCTGCAGGCGGTGCAGGCCATTTTAAAAGGGGAACTGCCGCCGCCCGGATCGGTGCTGGCGCCGGACAAAGCGCTGTGCGAAGAATGTCCGCGGAACGAAAGCAAGCCGGAAAAATTGTTAATGACCGATATCAAACGTCCCCATCAAATTCATATCGATTCTGAGAAATGCTTGCTGGCTCAGGGAATTATCTGCATGGGGCCTGCAACGCGCGCCGGCTGCGAAGCGCTTTGCGTTAACGGCAATATGCCCTGCACCGGTTGTTTCGGACCGACTTCAAAGGTGCTCGACCAGGGGGCCAAGGCGCTTTCGGCCATTGCTTCCATCATTGATTACAATGACGAGAACGACATTCAACAGGTGATGAATAAGATCGTCGATCCGGTCGGAACGTTCTATCGCTACAGTTTACCGGCTTCCCTGTTACAGCGCAGAAACATGGCTCATTTAAAAAAGGAAACGGCCTCATAA
- a CDS encoding hydrogenase iron-sulfur subunit, which yields MFEPKIVAFFCTWCTYTAADLAGTARMQYAPNARVIRVMCSGRIDPQFVLDAFRKGADGVLLGGCHPGDCHYQEGNYKALRRYHLLQQLLKQMGIEKERLRLEWISASEGDKVKQVIDEMTETLRKLGPLTIMEKAEETPVRAASIS from the coding sequence ATGTTTGAACCTAAAATTGTTGCGTTTTTCTGTACCTGGTGCACTTACACGGCGGCCGATTTAGCCGGCACGGCGCGCATGCAATACGCGCCTAATGCGCGTGTCATACGCGTCATGTGTTCCGGACGCATCGATCCCCAATTTGTGCTGGACGCCTTTCGCAAGGGAGCCGACGGTGTGTTGTTAGGCGGCTGTCATCCGGGCGACTGTCACTACCAGGAAGGCAACTACAAGGCACTGCGTCGTTACCATTTACTGCAACAATTACTCAAACAGATGGGCATTGAAAAAGAACGCCTGCGACTGGAATGGATTTCCGCCTCTGAAGGCGATAAAGTAAAACAGGTGATCGACGAGATGACGGAAACGCTTCGGAAACTGGGGCCGCTCACCATCATGGAAAAAGCGGAAGAAACGCCCGTGCGGGCCGCTTCAATTTCTTAA
- a CDS encoding FAD-dependent oxidoreductase encodes MKENGKVKIGVYVCHCGTNIAAKVNVPEVVEFASTLPFVTVAREYKFMCSDPGQELIKQDIQEFGINRVVVASCSPLMHETTFRRAVEEGGSNPYFFHMANIREHDSWVTEDVQQATHKAKALIAAAVKRVFYHEELEKNSVPVNDNVLIVGGGIAGIQSALTIANAGKKVYLVEREPSIGGHMAKFDKTFPTLDCASCILTPKMTQVASHPNIELMTYAEVDAVEGYVGNFKVQVRKKARYVIEDLCTGCGECTKICPITVPSEFDEGLGSRKAIYRPFPQSVPNTYTISRRGIPPCQATCSLHQKAQAYIQLIAKGEFEKALEIILLDNPLPSICGRVCSHPCMSLCSRNKVDEPVNIPGLKRFVTDQFADYELPKPDPALERKEHIAIVGSGPSGLMCAYELRQRGYKVTIFESASQPGGMLIQGIPAFRLPRGIINKEIERLERIGIHIKLNTHVGLDISLKELKKKYAAVYLAIGAGVERKLNIPGEDLRGIWGGIDFLRRINLGMHVTPGKRVLVIGGGNSAIDAARTALRSGAEEVTIVYRRSRNEMPADQLEVEEAEKEGIRFYFMASPLRFIGNNGRVTAMEFIRTKLGHPDETGRRRPVPIPNSEFTLPCDGAIVTIGQKPDVEALRDRLGLAVTKFNTFAADPLTLETNIPGVFAGGDCVTGPDVVVNAMFAGRKAAISIDRYLNNQDLSEGRELEGPFEPTFDLDTEGVPVKWRVEMPAIDIEKRRTFEEVHLGYTPEMAMEEAIRCLACGICCDCQLCSTVCEAKAIDYNQKDEIKEIDVGTIILATGFKTFDAKKMPNYGYGRYHNVFTSLEIERLINSAGPTGGEIILQNGQQPKSVGIIHCVGSRDVHHHAYCSRVCCMYSLKFAHLLRERLDAEVYNFYIDMRAFGKGYEEFYDRILKEGAHLIRGRVAEVTDVALDPSEKGKLVIRVEDTMIGMVRRIPVDMVILSVGLEAQPDADMIRRLFNISCSTEGFFLERHPKLAPVSTFTDGVFLAGACQGPKDIPDAVAQAGAAAAEALALIDKGVVELEPNTAWINEEACSGCQTCVALCPFSAISFDPEKHISVVNEVLCKGCGTCVAACPSGAAMQHLYLDEQIFAEIDGVLMV; translated from the coding sequence ATGAAAGAGAATGGAAAAGTAAAAATCGGTGTGTATGTGTGCCACTGCGGCACGAATATCGCCGCAAAAGTCAATGTTCCCGAAGTGGTTGAGTTCGCTTCCACGCTGCCTTTTGTAACCGTGGCGCGCGAATACAAATTCATGTGTTCGGATCCCGGGCAGGAATTGATTAAACAGGACATTCAAGAATTTGGCATCAATCGCGTGGTAGTCGCTTCCTGTTCTCCGCTGATGCACGAAACAACGTTTCGCCGCGCCGTGGAAGAAGGCGGCAGCAATCCTTACTTTTTCCACATGGCCAATATCCGCGAACACGATTCGTGGGTAACCGAAGATGTTCAGCAGGCCACGCACAAGGCCAAAGCATTGATTGCCGCGGCGGTTAAACGCGTGTTCTATCACGAAGAACTTGAAAAAAATTCCGTGCCGGTTAATGACAACGTGCTGATTGTCGGCGGCGGTATTGCCGGTATTCAATCCGCACTGACCATTGCCAACGCCGGCAAAAAGGTTTATCTGGTAGAACGCGAGCCCTCCATTGGCGGGCACATGGCAAAATTTGACAAAACCTTTCCCACGCTGGATTGCGCCTCCTGTATTTTAACGCCCAAAATGACACAGGTGGCCTCGCATCCCAATATTGAATTAATGACTTACGCCGAAGTGGATGCCGTGGAAGGCTACGTGGGCAATTTTAAGGTGCAGGTGCGCAAAAAGGCGCGCTACGTGATCGAAGACCTGTGTACTGGCTGCGGCGAATGCACAAAAATCTGCCCCATCACCGTGCCTTCAGAATTTGACGAAGGGCTGGGCTCGCGCAAGGCCATTTATCGACCTTTTCCGCAGTCGGTGCCCAACACCTACACCATTTCGCGGCGCGGCATTCCGCCCTGCCAGGCCACCTGCAGTCTGCATCAAAAAGCGCAGGCCTACATTCAGTTAATCGCCAAAGGCGAATTTGAAAAAGCGCTGGAAATCATTCTGCTGGACAATCCTCTGCCCTCCATTTGCGGGCGCGTTTGTTCCCATCCATGCATGTCGCTCTGTTCCAGGAACAAGGTGGACGAGCCGGTTAACATTCCCGGTTTAAAACGCTTTGTCACCGACCAATTTGCCGATTACGAACTGCCCAAGCCCGATCCTGCATTAGAGCGTAAGGAGCATATCGCCATTGTCGGTTCCGGGCCTTCGGGTCTGATGTGCGCCTACGAGCTGCGTCAACGCGGCTATAAGGTAACCATCTTCGAATCCGCCTCTCAACCGGGAGGAATGCTCATTCAGGGCATTCCGGCCTTCCGCCTGCCGCGCGGCATCATCAATAAAGAAATTGAACGTCTGGAACGCATTGGTATCCACATAAAATTGAACACGCACGTCGGACTCGATATTTCTTTGAAAGAATTAAAGAAAAAATACGCGGCCGTTTATTTAGCCATCGGCGCGGGCGTTGAACGGAAGTTAAACATTCCGGGAGAGGATTTACGCGGCATCTGGGGCGGTATCGACTTTTTACGGCGCATTAATCTGGGCATGCACGTTACGCCCGGCAAACGCGTGCTGGTGATTGGCGGCGGAAATTCGGCCATTGACGCTGCCCGTACCGCTTTACGAAGCGGCGCAGAAGAAGTAACCATCGTCTATCGCCGCAGCCGCAACGAAATGCCCGCCGATCAGCTGGAAGTAGAAGAGGCGGAAAAAGAAGGCATTCGCTTCTACTTTATGGCTTCGCCCCTGCGCTTTATCGGAAATAACGGACGCGTGACAGCCATGGAATTCATTCGCACCAAGTTAGGCCATCCCGACGAGACGGGACGTCGCCGACCGGTGCCTATCCCCAATTCGGAGTTTACCCTGCCCTGCGACGGCGCCATTGTTACTATCGGCCAGAAACCTGATGTGGAAGCTTTGCGCGACCGGTTGGGGCTGGCCGTCACCAAATTCAACACATTTGCAGCCGATCCGCTTACTCTGGAAACCAACATCCCCGGCGTTTTTGCCGGCGGCGACTGCGTAACCGGCCCGGACGTGGTGGTCAACGCCATGTTCGCCGGTCGAAAAGCAGCCATTTCCATCGATCGCTACTTAAACAATCAGGACCTTTCCGAAGGACGCGAATTGGAGGGGCCGTTTGAACCGACCTTTGATCTGGATACTGAAGGCGTGCCAGTCAAATGGCGCGTGGAAATGCCGGCCATTGATATTGAAAAAAGGCGTACGTTTGAAGAGGTACATCTTGGCTACACGCCAGAGATGGCCATGGAAGAAGCGATCCGCTGCCTGGCCTGCGGCATATGCTGCGATTGTCAGCTTTGCTCTACCGTTTGCGAGGCCAAAGCCATCGATTACAATCAAAAAGACGAAATCAAAGAAATTGATGTGGGAACGATTATTTTAGCCACCGGCTTTAAAACCTTCGACGCCAAAAAGATGCCAAATTATGGTTACGGCCGCTACCATAATGTGTTTACCAGTCTGGAAATCGAACGGCTCATTAACTCGGCCGGGCCAACCGGCGGAGAAATTATTTTACAGAACGGACAGCAGCCAAAAAGCGTGGGCATCATTCACTGTGTGGGATCGCGCGATGTGCATCATCACGCCTACTGCTCACGCGTTTGCTGTATGTATTCGCTGAAGTTTGCCCACCTGCTGCGCGAACGTCTGGATGCCGAAGTGTACAATTTTTACATCGACATGCGCGCCTTTGGCAAGGGCTACGAAGAGTTTTACGATCGTATTTTAAAAGAAGGCGCACACTTAATTCGCGGACGCGTGGCCGAGGTTACGGACGTGGCACTGGATCCATCCGAAAAAGGCAAGCTGGTGATCCGTGTGGAAGATACCATGATTGGCATGGTGCGCCGCATTCCGGTGGACATGGTCATTCTTTCGGTGGGATTGGAAGCGCAGCCGGACGCCGATATGATCCGCCGCTTATTTAACATTTCTTGCAGCACCGAAGGCTTTTTCCTGGAACGGCACCCGAAGCTGGCGCCCGTTTCAACCTTTACCGATGGCGTTTTTCTGGCCGGCGCCTGTCAGGGGCCGAAGGACATTCCCGATGCGGTGGCTCAGGCCGGCGCGGCAGCTGCCGAGGCCCTGGCATTGATTGACAAAGGCGTGGTAGAACTGGAACCAAACACAGCCTGGATTAACGAAGAAGCCTGCTCCGGCTGCCAGACCTGCGTGGCGCTCTGCCCCTTCTCGGCTATTAGTTTTGATCCTGAAAAACATATCTCGGTGGTTAACGAAGTGCTATGTAAGGGCTGCGGCACCTGTGTGGCCGCCTGCCCCAGCGGCGCCGCCATGCAACATCTGTACCTGGACGAACAAATATTTGCCGAAATCGACGGCGTGTTAATGGTGTAA
- a CDS encoding CoB--CoM heterodisulfide reductase iron-sulfur subunit B family protein — MKTYTYYPGCSIKGTAKSYEASLLQVFEALELKLEELPDWNCCGATFYMSVDEITSFVLSSRNLALSETLGRDIVTPCSACYLTLLKTKDYIQKYPEIREKVDAALTAANLTYSGTVRVRHPLEVLYNDVGLEAIRNRTRLPLRAFKVAPYYGCQIVRPFQEFDDATYPETMDHLFHVLGAEVIDYPVKTRCCGGSLTGTIADVGLRLNYILLKEALERGANCIATVCPLCQFNLEVYQKKIIKQHKELAEIPILYFTQLLGLAFGIEAKDLGLKQHIVSAQELVQSLHHVQPMV; from the coding sequence ATGAAAACATACACCTATTACCCGGGCTGTTCCATTAAAGGCACGGCAAAATCGTATGAAGCTTCCCTTTTGCAGGTTTTTGAAGCCCTTGAATTAAAGCTGGAAGAGCTTCCCGACTGGAATTGTTGCGGCGCCACCTTTTACATGTCCGTGGACGAGATAACCTCCTTTGTGCTCTCTTCAAGAAATCTGGCGCTGTCCGAAACTCTGGGACGTGATATTGTAACGCCCTGCAGCGCGTGTTATTTAACTTTACTCAAAACCAAAGATTACATCCAGAAATATCCGGAAATCAGAGAAAAAGTGGACGCCGCCCTTACGGCCGCCAACTTAACGTATTCAGGGACGGTTCGCGTGCGTCATCCTCTGGAAGTTTTGTACAACGATGTGGGACTTGAGGCCATCCGCAATCGGACACGATTGCCGCTGCGCGCCTTTAAAGTGGCCCCCTATTATGGCTGTCAGATCGTCCGCCCTTTTCAGGAATTTGACGACGCGACCTACCCCGAGACCATGGATCATTTGTTTCATGTTCTGGGAGCCGAAGTGATCGACTATCCGGTAAAAACGCGCTGCTGCGGCGGCTCATTGACCGGCACCATTGCCGATGTGGGCTTACGTTTGAACTACATTCTTTTAAAAGAAGCGCTGGAGCGCGGCGCAAACTGCATTGCCACGGTGTGCCCCCTGTGTCAGTTTAATCTGGAAGTTTATCAGAAAAAAATCATAAAGCAGCATAAAGAGCTGGCTGAAATTCCCATTCTGTATTTCACACAACTTTTAGGGCTCGCTTTCGGCATCGAAGCCAAAGATCTTGGCTTAAAACAACATATCGTTTCAGCGCAAGAGCTGGTGCAAAGTTTACACCATGTCCAACCAATGGTTTGA
- a CDS encoding 4Fe-4S dicluster domain-containing protein: MQILRKVKYENELNPEFTSWLSTIPGGERVRECMQCGTCSSICPVSIYMDITPRRLMAMADSGFKDDVLQSFTIWLCASCYACTVNCPKDIKITDIMYGLKRRAIEEKVLPRRRFAIPILARSFVNMVKKNGRITESRLVMTLALKIGLLHLLRMAPLGWSLMRAGRLSLKKEQVQNKEQIKTMLKAVEA; this comes from the coding sequence ATGCAAATTTTGCGAAAAGTTAAGTACGAAAACGAATTAAATCCCGAATTTACCTCCTGGCTGAGCACCATTCCGGGAGGAGAACGGGTGCGAGAATGCATGCAGTGCGGCACCTGCAGCAGTATCTGTCCGGTTAGCATTTACATGGACATCACGCCCCGCCGTTTAATGGCCATGGCCGATTCCGGTTTTAAGGACGACGTGCTGCAGAGCTTTACCATCTGGTTATGCGCCTCGTGCTATGCCTGCACGGTCAATTGCCCGAAGGACATCAAAATTACCGACATCATGTACGGTTTAAAGCGGCGCGCCATTGAAGAAAAAGTTTTGCCCAGGCGCCGTTTTGCCATTCCCATTCTGGCGCGTTCCTTTGTCAACATGGTCAAAAAGAACGGCCGCATCACCGAAAGTCGGCTGGTGATGACGCTGGCTTTAAAAATCGGCTTGCTTCATTTGCTGCGCATGGCGCCGCTTGGCTGGAGCTTAATGCGCGCCGGCAGGCTTTCATTAAAGAAGGAACAGGTGCAAAACAAAGAACAAATTAAAACCATGCTCAAGGCTGTGGAGGCATAA
- a CDS encoding AbgT family transporter produces the protein MPNLQTKQTKEKKEKISLFNRILEWVEIGGNALPHPATLFALFAVATLILSAVTHYMGLEAIHPGTQEMIKPVNLISIEGLHRIILEMVENYTSFAPLGIVMVAMLGIGMAESSGMINALIRLLVLSAPKHLLTFIIVFSGILSNVASDIGYVLLIPLAGVIFMAVGRHPIAGMAAAFAGVSGGFSANLFIGTIDPLLAGLSEEAARIIDPDYLVNPTANYYFMAFSTIVISLAGTWVTEKIVEPRLGKYKGDVPIEKIETLSPDEKRGLIYCTITSVFILGVILLGILPANGFLRGPDGSMLNSPLIKGVVAMLFVVAGTLGLVYGFASGKFKNDTDVVNGMSKAMQTLGLYLVLVFFAAQFVAYFKWSNLGVIFAVQGADLLKSSGLGVIPLMIIFIILSASINMLMGSASAKWALMAPIFIPMFMLLGYSPELTQVVYRIGDSVSNIVSPMMSFFALIIAYFQKYESNTGIGTIIATMLPYSIAFFFVWTALLIVWLVFGLPLGPGAELHYTL, from the coding sequence ATGCCAAATTTACAAACCAAACAAACTAAAGAAAAAAAAGAGAAAATCTCACTATTCAATAGGATCCTGGAATGGGTGGAAATTGGCGGAAATGCTCTTCCGCATCCGGCTACATTATTTGCTTTGTTTGCCGTGGCCACTCTTATCCTTTCCGCCGTAACTCACTATATGGGGTTAGAGGCCATCCATCCGGGAACCCAGGAAATGATCAAACCGGTTAATCTTATATCGATAGAAGGGCTTCATCGAATCATCCTGGAGATGGTGGAAAATTATACCAGTTTTGCGCCTCTGGGCATTGTGATGGTCGCCATGCTGGGGATTGGGATGGCCGAAAGCAGCGGTATGATCAATGCGCTGATCCGTCTGCTGGTTTTATCTGCTCCCAAGCATTTGCTGACTTTTATTATTGTTTTTTCCGGAATCCTTTCCAATGTGGCCAGCGATATTGGCTATGTGTTGCTCATCCCTCTGGCCGGCGTAATTTTTATGGCTGTGGGCAGGCATCCGATAGCGGGAATGGCTGCGGCATTTGCCGGCGTATCCGGCGGTTTTAGCGCCAACCTTTTTATTGGCACCATTGACCCGCTGCTTGCCGGTTTGTCCGAAGAGGCGGCGCGCATCATCGATCCGGATTATCTGGTCAATCCTACTGCTAATTATTATTTCATGGCCTTTTCAACCATCGTCATTTCTCTGGCGGGTACATGGGTTACGGAAAAGATTGTTGAGCCGCGACTCGGAAAGTACAAAGGCGACGTGCCCATCGAGAAAATTGAAACGTTGTCTCCCGATGAGAAGAGAGGATTAATTTATTGTACGATTACCTCCGTTTTTATTTTAGGGGTGATTTTACTTGGCATATTACCGGCTAACGGATTTTTAAGAGGACCTGACGGCAGCATGCTTAATTCCCCACTGATTAAAGGCGTGGTGGCCATGCTCTTTGTCGTGGCTGGAACGTTAGGGCTTGTTTACGGTTTTGCTTCCGGAAAATTTAAGAATGATACCGACGTGGTCAACGGGATGAGTAAGGCCATGCAAACGCTCGGTCTTTATCTGGTGCTGGTCTTTTTTGCCGCACAGTTTGTGGCCTATTTTAAATGGTCGAATTTAGGCGTTATTTTTGCCGTACAAGGCGCTGATCTTTTAAAATCTTCCGGTTTGGGGGTTATTCCGCTGATGATTATTTTTATTATTCTCTCGGCTTCCATAAATATGTTAATGGGCAGCGCTTCGGCAAAATGGGCTTTGATGGCGCCTATATTTATTCCCATGTTTATGCTGCTGGGCTACTCGCCGGAGTTAACTCAGGTCGTTTACAGGATTGGCGACAGCGTTTCTAATATTGTTTCTCCCATGATGAGTTTTTTTGCGCTGATTATTGCCTATTTCCAGAAGTATGAAAGTAATACAGGAATTGGCACCATTATCGCCACCATGCTGCCATACTCCATTG